A window of Dissulfurirhabdus thermomarina genomic DNA:
CGAGCTCACGGACCGGTGCAACCTGGCGTGCCGCCATTGCTACCTGGCCGCCGGGCCGGCGGGGGCCCGCACCCTGGAGACCGCGGTGGTCCGCCAGGCCCTCGAGGACTTCCGGCGCCTGGGCGGGCTCTCGGTGGCCCTGAGCGGGGGCGAGCCCCTGCTCCACCCGGACTGGCGCGTCCTGGCCCGGGCGGCCGCGGACCTCGGCCTGGCCGCCACCGTGGTCACCAACGGGTGGGCCCTCGGGCCAGAAGATCTCGAGTTTCTGCTCGATTCCGGGGCGCGCCTCGCCCTGAGCCTCGACGGCGCCCGGGCCGCCACCCACGACGCCATTCGGGCCCCGGGTGGGTTCCGGCGGGTGGGACACGTCCTCGATCGGCTGGCCGCGCTCGGCGCCCAGGAGCGGTGCATCGTCTGTTTCACCCCCAACCACGAAAACGTCGGCGAGCTCTATCCCCTGGCCCGGCGGCTCTCGGGCTGGGGCTTCCGGCACCTCTACGTCTCGTCGCTCGAGGACCGGGGCCGCGAGCGGGAGCATGCCCCGGAGCTCGGGTTGACCACGGCGGACCGGGTCCGGCTGTTGACACAGCTCGTCCTGCTGCTCACCGATCCCGCCCTCGACCTGGCCCTGGATCTGGGGCACTTGCAGTACTTCCTGGCCCGGCTCCTGGGGTGGGACGATGGCCCGGGCGATCCCATCGAGGGGACCCTCCGGGTCGCCCCCGACGGCCGCGTCTATCTCACGGCCTACGTCGACGACGATCGCTTCGTCCTGGGGGACCTGCACCAGGAGCGCCTGCACGAGATCGGCGGACGCCCGGTCCT
This region includes:
- a CDS encoding radical SAM/SPASM domain-containing protein is translated as METPCDHLYIELTDRCNLACRHCYLAAGPAGARTLETAVVRQALEDFRRLGGLSVALSGGEPLLHPDWRVLARAAADLGLAATVVTNGWALGPEDLEFLLDSGARLALSLDGARAATHDAIRAPGGFRRVGHVLDRLAALGAQERCIVCFTPNHENVGELYPLARRLSGWGFRHLYVSSLEDRGREREHAPELGLTTADRVRLLTQLVLLLTDPALDLALDLGHLQYFLARLLGWDDGPGDPIEGTLRVAPDGRVYLTAYVDDDRFVLGDLHQERLHEIGGRPVLAEWIRRAEARRAHPPGACAACRHRWVCGGGSPARAFAVHGTLEGPDEFCEAKQAFLEAWYRSLA